The DNA sequence ACGCGTCGCTTGGACAGTTCGATCGACGCGGGTCCGGGGATCTCGGTGACGAGTTTGCGACTCTGCTCGAGGGTGGTCACAGCTGTTCTCCTAGGCGATGCGGCGCGGCACGGGCGGGCGATCAGAGCCTATCGGTGTGTGCACGCGACGCAACTGAAAACCCGTGTCAGAGCCCCGAGAGGTAATGGATCACGTCGTTCTGACGCCCGTTATCAACGATATCAGTTGTTCTCGGTCGGCAATGGTGTGCCATCGACCCGGTCCACGGTGGTGAAAGACGCCACCGATCCGCGGCGCAACCGCGTGGGCTGGTGCACGGGGTGGCCGAGCGCGACGGCAGCGGCCAGAGCGAGCTGCGGGGGAGCGGCGAGCAGCCGCTTCACCTCGTCTTCCTGCCGGATGAGCATCGTGGTGAGGACGCCGCCGAGCCCCTCGGCCCGGGCCGCCAGCAGCAGGCTCCACACGAACGGGTAGACCGAGGCGCCACCGGCGAACGTGTACCGGTCCAGATCGCGGTCCACCGCGGCCAGCTGGGCGAGGTCGGCGAACACCATGAGGAGCACCGGCACGGTGTCGAGGTGGGCCGCGAACCCGCCAGGTTCACCGGTGTGGCCGGCGCCGGCCGACAGCGCCTCCCGCTCGGCGGCCCGGTCATTGACCGGCGACCATGGCCGTAGCCCGGCAGCGGTCAGGGTCAGATAGTCGGCCCAGCCGGGACTGTAGAGGTCACGCAGGCGGGAGCGGATCTGCTGATCCTTGACGACCACCACCCGCCACGCTTGCGCGTTGGCCCCGCTGGGGGCGAACCGGGCGGTGTCCAGGACCCGGGCCAGCACCGCGTCGTCGACCGGTTCGTCGGTGAAATCGCGCACCGCACCGGTGCTGCGCAGGGTCTCGATCAGGTCCATCCCTGCATTCTCTGTCGGCGATGGGTTCGAGCGAAGCAACACCGTGACGGTCACGGCCGCGGCAGCCAATGGCAGACTGGTCAGCTATGAGGCCCGAGGCCGGTCGGCCCCGGAGCGTTGTCCCCGCACCCGATATGAAAGTGCTGTCATGGATCTAGTCGTCTTCTTGCCCCTGATCATCATCATGGGCGCGTTCATGTGGTTCGCCTCGCGCCGTCAGCGCAAGGCCATGCAGGCCACCATCGATCTGCACGAGTCGCTGCGCGTGGGTGACCATGTGCACACCACCTCGGGCCTGAAGGCCACCATCACCGGTATCAACGACGACTACGTCGACTTGGAGATCGCTCCCGGCGTGGTCACCACCTGGATGAAGCTCGCGATCCGCGACCGCATCGAGCCCGAAACACCCGATGTGGCGGACTCGGCGTCGGGAGCTGCGGAAATCACTGAAAGCGACGCGGACCGCCTGACCAAAGACTGATCGCCAGCCTGACCCCGTACCCTCTACCGAGAACCGACGGCGGATCTCGCAGGGACCTTGCGGAGCGGATCGCGGCACACACCTAGGAGAGACAACAACGTGGCATCGTCTTCGGCGCCGGTGCATCCGTACCGATACCTGACGCTGTTCCTGGTCCTGCTCATCGGGGTCTACCTGCTCGTCTTCCTCACCGGCGACAAGCAGGCCAAGCCCAAGCTGGGCATCGACCTTCAGGGCGGTACCCGCGTCACGCTCACCGCGCGCACCCCGGACGGCTCCAAGCCCACCCGCGATGCACTCAACCAGGCGGAGCAGATCATCAGTGCCCGCGTGAACGGCCTGGGTGTGTCGGGTTCCGAGGTGGTGATCGACGGCGACAACCTGGTCATCACGGTGCCGGGTAACGACGGCAACGAGGCCCGCAACCTCGGTCAGACCGCGCGGCTGTTCATCCGTCCGGTGATCGGCCAGCCCATCCCGGTCGAGGCGATCAAGGCCCAGGCCGGGAAGGGTCCGGGCGCGGGCGCACCGCCGCCGGGTGCTCCGCCCGCGGGCGCTCCCGCACCCGGGGCTCCGGCTCCTGGCGCTCCGCCTGCGCCCGGCGCACCCGAAGGGGCTCCGCCGGCGGCGCCGGCACCCGACACCGGCTCGGCCCCCGCGCCGCAGCCGCGCCCGTTCCCGCTGGAGCCGACTCCGGAGCCCACCCCGGCTCCCGGTCAGCCCGCCGCGCCCGCACCGCCGGGCGCCGGGCCTGCTCTCGCTCCTGGCCAGCCGGCCCCCGCGCCCGGTCCGCCGGACCCGCGCAAGGATCTCGCGGCGCGGATCAAGTTCGAGAAGGAACTGCGCCAGAGCTCCAACCAGAACCTGCTGCTGCTGGCCGTGCAGTACATGGCGGGTCGCTGCGACCAGGAAGACGTCCTGGCCGGCAATGACGACCCGGACAAGCCACTGGTGACCTGTTCGGAAGACCACAAGTACGTCTACGTACTGGACAAGTCGATCATCAGCGGCGACCAGATCAAGAACGCCACCTCCGGGCTGGACAACCAGAGCGGCGCCTACGTCGTCGACCTGGAATTCAAGGAGCAGGCCGCCACCACGTGGGCGGACTTCACCGCAGCCAACATCGGCACCCAGACGGCGTTCACGCTGGACTCGCAGGTGGTCTCCGCGCCGCAGATCCGGGAAGCCATCCCGGGCGGGCGCACCCAGATCAGCGGCGGCAACCCGCCGTTCACCGCCGACACCGCCAAGCAGCTGGCCAACGTCCTCAAGTACGGGTCGCTGCCATTGTCCTTCGAGTCTTCGGAAGCCGAAACCGTCTCGGCGACATTGGGCTTGGCATCGCTGCGGGCCGGCCTGATCGCCGGCGCGATCGGCCTGGCGCTGGTGCTGCTGTACTCGCTGCTGTACTACCGGGTGCTTGGCATACTGACTGCGCTGTCGCTGGTGGCCTCCGGTGCCATGGTGTTCGGCATCCTGGTGCTGCTCGGCAGGTACATCAACTACACCCTGGACCTGGCCGGTATCGCAGGTCTGATCATCGGTATCGGCACCACCGCCGACTCGTTCGTGGTGTTCTTCGAACGCATCAAGGACGAGATCCGCGAAGGCCGTTCGTTCCGCTCGGCGGTACCGCGCGGTTGGGCGCGTGCCCGCAAGACGATCCTGTCGGGCAACGCGGTGACCTTCCTGGCCGCCGCGGTGCTCTACTTCCTGGCGGTCGGTCAGGTGAAGGGTTTCGCCTTCACCCTGGGCCTGACCACGATCCTCGACGTCGTGGTGGTGTTCCTGGTGACCTGGCCGCTGATCTACCTGGCGTCGAAGTCGCCGACGATGGCGAAGCCGGCGTTCAACGGTCTCGGGGCTGTTCAGCAGATCGCCAGGGAACGTCGCGCTGCCGCTTCTGTGACGGGACGGGGGTAACCGCATGGCCAAGGACGACATCGACAACACCGACATCGTCGAGGACACCGTGTCCACCGCGGTCGAGGCGCCGATCCTCGAGGCCGCGCCGAAGCACAATTTCTTCGTCCGGCTCTACACCGGCACCGGGGCCTTCGAGGTCATCGGCAGGCGCAAGATGTGGTATGCGATCAGTGGTCTGATCGTGGCCGCCGCGGTGATCAGCATCGCGGTCAAGGGCTTCACTTTCGGCATCGACTTCGAAGGCGGCACCAAGGTCTCGATGCCGGTGGCCGGCGCCACCAGCATCGCCACCACCCAGCAGGCCGAGGACGTCTTCAGCAAGGCCCTCGGTAAGAGCCCCGAATCGGTGGTTCAGGTGGGCAACGGGTCGACCGCGACGATCCAGATCCGCTCGGAGACCCTGACCAACCAGGAGACCGAGAAGCTGCGCACGGCGCTCTACGACGCCTTCAAGCCGAAGGGCTCTGACGGCCAGCCCAGCGAGAAGGCGATCAGCGACTCGGCGGTTTCCTCCACCTGGGGTGACCAGATCACTCACAAGGCGCTGATCGCCCTGGTGGTGTTCCTGGTTCTGGCGGCCATCTACATCACCTTCCGCTACGAGAAGTACATGGCCATCTCGGCGTTGACCACGCTGGTGTTCGACCTCGTGGTGACGGCGGGCGTGTACTCGATCGTCGGCTTCGAGGTCACACCGGCGACGGTCATCGGCCTGCTGACCATCCTCGGTTTCTCGCTCTACGACACCGTCATCGTGTTCGACAAGGTCGAGGAGAACACCCACGGCTTCGAACACACCACCCGGCGCACCTACGCCGAGCAGGCCAACCTCGCGGTCAACCAGACCTTCATGCGCTCGATCAACACCAGCCTCATCTCGGTGCTGCCGATTCTCGCGCTGATCGTGGTGGCGGTCTGGCTCCTCGGCGTCGGCACGCTGATGGACCTGGCGCTGGTTCAGCTGGTCGGTGTCATCGTCGGCACCTACTCGTCGATCTTCTTCGCCACCCCGCTGCTGGTCAGCATGCGCGAGCGCACCGACAAGGTCCGCACCCACACCCGACGCGTGTTCAATCGGCGCAAGGCGGCCGTCAACTTCGCGGACACCGCAGAGGTCACCGACAGTGCCGAGTCCGAGCCGGTGACGGTGGCGGTCGGCAACAAGCCGGCACCCGGTGCGCGGCCGGTGCGGCCGACGGGCAAGCGCAGCACCCGCGGGCGTTAGCGCGACATGGCACTCCGGCGCAGGCGCGCCGCCGCTGTCTCGGTGGCGGCCGCCTTGAGCATCCTCGCGCCCGGGGTGCTGACGGCTTGCACGGGCAGCGCAGCCGACCAGGTCAACTATGCCGTCGATGGCAGGCTGATCAGCTACAACACCAACACCGTCAGCGGTGCGGCGTCCGCGGGCCCGCAAGCCTTCGCCCGTGTGCTCACCGGGTTCACCATTCACGGCCCGGACGGGCAGCCGCTGGCCGACCACGACTTCGGTTCGGTGTCGGTGGTGGGCCGCGACCCGCTGGTGCTGGACTACCAGATCGCCGACAACGCGGTGTACTCCGACGGCAAACCAGTGACGTGCGACGACATGGTGCTGGCGTGGGCGGCCCAGTCCGGCCGCTTCCCGGCGTTCTCGGCCGCCAATCGGGCGGGATACATCGACATCGAGGGCATCGAGTGTCAGCCCGGCCAGAAGAAGGCCCGGGTGAGTTTTGCGCCGGGCCGGGCGGTGGTGGATTACCTGCAGCTGTTCACCGCGACCTCGCTGATGCCGTCGCACGTCCTGGACGACGAACTCGGGCTCAGCGTCACCCAAGCCCTGCAGGCCGGTGATCCGGCGACCGTCGACCGCATCGCGCAGGCCTGGAACACCACCTGGGACCTCAAGCCCGGCATGCAGGGTGCGGACCTCAAGAAGTTCCCGTCATCGGGTCCGTACAAGATCGACTCGGTGCTGCCCGAAGGTGCGGTGGTGCTGACCGCCAATGACCGGTGGTGGGGCGCCAAACCGATCACCAAACGCATCACAGTGTGGCCCCGTGGGGTCGACGTGCAGGACCGGCTCAACAACGGTTCGTTCCAGGTGGTCGACGTGGCGACCGGATCGTCGGGCACGCTGACCACCCCGGACGACTACGACCGCTCGGAGATCCCGTCCGGCGGCGTCGAACAACTGATCTTCGCCGCGCAGGGTCCGCTGGCCGCGACGCCGGCCCGCCGGGCCGTGGCGCTGTGCACGCCGCGCGACCTCATCGCCCTCAATGCCGAGGTACCGATCTCCAACGCCCGGCTCAACCCGGCCGACGACGACGCATTCAGCGGCGTCGAGGGTGCGGCGGTCGCGGGCCAGTTCGAGGCGGCCAACGCCGATGCTGCGCGCGCCGCGCTCAACGGTCAGCCGCTGACCGTGCGTATCGGCTATCAGGCACCCAACCCGCGGCTGGCGGCCACCGTCGGCGCAATCACCAAATCCTGTGCGGCCGCAGGTATTACGGTGGTCGACGCCACCTCGGACACCACCGGGCCGCAGACGCTACGCGATGGCGGCATCGATGTTCTGCTGGCCAGTACCGGCGGGGCCACCGGCAGCGGTTCCACCGGCTCCTCGGCGATGGACGCCTACACACTGTTCAGCGGCAACGGCAACAATCTGCCGGGCTACTCCAACCCGCAGATCGACGGCATCATCTCCGCGCTGATCGTCACGACCGATCCCAAGGAGCTGGCCCGGTTACTGGGGGACAGCTCGCCGATCCTGTGGGGAGACATGCCGACCCTGCCGCTGTACCGTCAGCACCGCACGGTGATGGCGTCGAAGAAGATGTATGCCGTGGAAGGCAACCCGACCAAGTGGGGGGCGGGCTGGAACATGGACCGATGGGTGTACGAGAAGTGAGCTCGAGCCAGTCCGTTGCCGACGTGATCGCCGGCCTGACCCGGGAGGTCCCCGACTTCCCCGAACCGGGTATCCAGTTCAAGGACCTCACCCCGGTACTGGCCGACACCCACGGGTTCGCCGTGGTCACCTCGGCGCTGGCCGAGATCGCCGACGGCGCCGACCTGGTGGCGGGGATCGATGCGCGCGGGTTCCTGCTCGGCGGTGCGGTGGCGCACCGCCTGGGCATCGGGGTGCTGGCCATCCGCAAGGGCGGCAAGCTGCCGCCGCCGGTCCACAGCCAGACCTATGACCTGGAGTACGGCACGGCGACGCTGGAGATCCCGGCTGACGGTATCGACCTGCGCGGCCGGCGGATCGTGATCATCGACGACGTGCTGGCCACCGGCGGCACCATTGCGGCGGCACACAATCTGCTGGTCACCGGCGGCGCCGAGGTGCCGGTGGCGGCGGTGGTGCTGGAATTGGGCGCACTGGGCGGACGCGAGAAGGTGGCCCCGCTGCCGGTGTGCAGCTTGCGCAGTATCTGAGGCGATATCCTCGCTCTACAGGGCTAGCCCGAGGAGGTGACCATGGCGGACGAACCGAGCCGGGGCGCGGCGGTCCAACCCATGCCGGTCGCCGAGATCCCGCCCACCGAGCCGCGCGCGGACACCCCGAAGACCACCAGCAGCGCATCGCGGCGGGTACGCGCCCGGCTGGCCCGCCGGATGACCTCGCAGCGCAGCACGCTCAACCCGGTGCTCGAGCCCCTGGTGGCGGTGCACCGCGAGATCTACCCGAAGGCCGACCTGGCGATCCTGCAGCGCGCCTACGACGTCGCCGAGGCCAAGCACGCCGACCAGTTGCGGCGCTCCGGTGACCCCTACATCACCCATCCGCTGGCGGTCGCCAACATCCTGGCCGAACTGGGCATGGATACCACCACCCTGGTGGCCGCCCTGCTGCACGACACCGTCGAGGACACCGGCTACACGCTGGAGGCGCTGACCGCCGACTTCGGCGACGAGGTCGGCCACCTGGTCGACGGGGTGACCAAGCTGGACAAGGTGGTGCTGGGCAGCGCCGCTGAGGGCGAAACCATCCGCAAGATGATCATCGCGATGGCGCGCGACCCGCGGGTGCTGGTCATCAAGGTGGCCGACCGGCTGCACAACATGCGCACCATGCGTTTCCTCCCACCGGAGAAGCAGGCCCGCAAGGCTCGAGAGACGCTGGAAGTCATTGCGCCCCTTGCTCATCGGCTCGGAATGGCTACCGTCAAATGGGAGTTGGAGGATCTGTCGTTCGCGATCCTGCACCCCAAACGCTACGACGAGATCGTGCGACTGGTCGCCGACCGGGCGCCATCGCGGGACACCTACCTGGCCAAGGTGCGTGCCGAGATCATGACCGCGCTGTCCGCGATGAAGATCAGTGCGGCCGTGGAGGGCAGGCCCAAACACTATTGGTCGATCTACCAGAAGATGATCGTCAAGGGCCGCGACTTCGACGACATCCACGACCTGGTCGGGGTGCGCATCCTGTGCGACGAGATCCGGGACTGCTATGCGGCTGTGGGTGTGGTGCATTCACTGTGGCAGCCCATGCCCGGCCGGTTCAAGGACTACATCGCCCAGCCCCGGTATGGGGTGTACCAGTCGCTGCACACCACCGTCGTCGGTCCGGAGGGCAAACCGCTGGAGGTGCAGATCCGGACCCGCGATATGCACCGCACCGCCGAGTACGGCATCGCCGCGCACTGGCGCTACAAGGAAGCCAAGGGCCGCAACGGAGTTCCGCACCCGCATGCCGCCGCTGAGATCGACGACATGGCCTGGATGCGCCAGCTGCTCGACTGGCAGCGGGAAGCCGCCGACCCGGGTGAGTTCCTCGAGTCGCTGCGCTATGACCTGGCCGTCCAGGAGATCTTCGTCTTCACCCCCAAAGGCGATGTGATCACCCTGCCTGCCGGGTCCACGCCGGTGGATTTCGCCTACGCCGTGCACACCGAGGTAGGCCACCGTTGCATCGGAGCGCGGGTCAACGGCCGCCTGGTGGCGCTGGAACGCAAACTCGAAAATGGGGAAGTGGTGGAGGTTTTCACCTCCAAAGCTCCCAATGCCGGGCCGTCGCGGGACTGGCAGGGCTTCGTGGTCTCGCCGCGGGCCAAGGCCAAGATCCGGCAGTGGTTCGCCAAGGAGCGGCGCGAGGAGGCACTCGAAGCCGGTAAGGATTCCATTGCCCGCGAGGTGCGCCGCGGCGGACTTCCGTTGCAGCGCTTGGTCAATGGTGAGGCGATGGCCGCACTGGCCCAGGAGCTGCGCTACGCCGACGTCTCGTCGCTCTACACCGCGGTCGGTGAGGGGCACGTCTCGCCGCGCCACGTCGTGCAGCGCCTGCTGGCTCAGCTCGGCGGCACCGACAGCGCCGAAGATGAACTGGCCGAACGGTATACGCCAGCCACCATGCCGGTGCGTCAGCGCAGTACCGATGACACCGGGGTGGCAGTGCCCGGCGCCCCGGGCACGCTGACCAAACTCGCCAAGTGCTGCACGCCGGTACCCGGCGACAACATCATGGGATTCGTCACCCGCGGCGGCGGGGTGAGCGTGCACCGCACCGACTGCACCAACGCCGCCTCCCTGCAGGAGCAGTCCGAGCGCATCATCGAGGTGCACTGGGCGCCGTCACCGACATCGGTGTTCCTGGTGGCCATCCAGGTCGAAGCACTCGATCGGCACCGGCTGCTCTCCGA is a window from the Mycolicibacterium anyangense genome containing:
- the secD gene encoding protein translocase subunit SecD yields the protein MASSSAPVHPYRYLTLFLVLLIGVYLLVFLTGDKQAKPKLGIDLQGGTRVTLTARTPDGSKPTRDALNQAEQIISARVNGLGVSGSEVVIDGDNLVITVPGNDGNEARNLGQTARLFIRPVIGQPIPVEAIKAQAGKGPGAGAPPPGAPPAGAPAPGAPAPGAPPAPGAPEGAPPAAPAPDTGSAPAPQPRPFPLEPTPEPTPAPGQPAAPAPPGAGPALAPGQPAPAPGPPDPRKDLAARIKFEKELRQSSNQNLLLLAVQYMAGRCDQEDVLAGNDDPDKPLVTCSEDHKYVYVLDKSIISGDQIKNATSGLDNQSGAYVVDLEFKEQAATTWADFTAANIGTQTAFTLDSQVVSAPQIREAIPGGRTQISGGNPPFTADTAKQLANVLKYGSLPLSFESSEAETVSATLGLASLRAGLIAGAIGLALVLLYSLLYYRVLGILTALSLVASGAMVFGILVLLGRYINYTLDLAGIAGLIIGIGTTADSFVVFFERIKDEIREGRSFRSAVPRGWARARKTILSGNAVTFLAAAVLYFLAVGQVKGFAFTLGLTTILDVVVVFLVTWPLIYLASKSPTMAKPAFNGLGAVQQIARERRAAASVTGRG
- a CDS encoding adenine phosphoribosyltransferase, with protein sequence MGVREVSSSQSVADVIAGLTREVPDFPEPGIQFKDLTPVLADTHGFAVVTSALAEIADGADLVAGIDARGFLLGGAVAHRLGIGVLAIRKGGKLPPPVHSQTYDLEYGTATLEIPADGIDLRGRRIVIIDDVLATGGTIAAAHNLLVTGGAEVPVAAVVLELGALGGREKVAPLPVCSLRSI
- the yajC gene encoding preprotein translocase subunit YajC, which gives rise to MDLVVFLPLIIIMGAFMWFASRRQRKAMQATIDLHESLRVGDHVHTTSGLKATITGINDDYVDLEIAPGVVTTWMKLAIRDRIEPETPDVADSASGAAEITESDADRLTKD
- the secF gene encoding protein translocase subunit SecF; its protein translation is MAKDDIDNTDIVEDTVSTAVEAPILEAAPKHNFFVRLYTGTGAFEVIGRRKMWYAISGLIVAAAVISIAVKGFTFGIDFEGGTKVSMPVAGATSIATTQQAEDVFSKALGKSPESVVQVGNGSTATIQIRSETLTNQETEKLRTALYDAFKPKGSDGQPSEKAISDSAVSSTWGDQITHKALIALVVFLVLAAIYITFRYEKYMAISALTTLVFDLVVTAGVYSIVGFEVTPATVIGLLTILGFSLYDTVIVFDKVEENTHGFEHTTRRTYAEQANLAVNQTFMRSINTSLISVLPILALIVVAVWLLGVGTLMDLALVQLVGVIVGTYSSIFFATPLLVSMRERTDKVRTHTRRVFNRRKAAVNFADTAEVTDSAESEPVTVAVGNKPAPGARPVRPTGKRSTRGR
- a CDS encoding RelA/SpoT family protein, with the translated sequence MADEPSRGAAVQPMPVAEIPPTEPRADTPKTTSSASRRVRARLARRMTSQRSTLNPVLEPLVAVHREIYPKADLAILQRAYDVAEAKHADQLRRSGDPYITHPLAVANILAELGMDTTTLVAALLHDTVEDTGYTLEALTADFGDEVGHLVDGVTKLDKVVLGSAAEGETIRKMIIAMARDPRVLVIKVADRLHNMRTMRFLPPEKQARKARETLEVIAPLAHRLGMATVKWELEDLSFAILHPKRYDEIVRLVADRAPSRDTYLAKVRAEIMTALSAMKISAAVEGRPKHYWSIYQKMIVKGRDFDDIHDLVGVRILCDEIRDCYAAVGVVHSLWQPMPGRFKDYIAQPRYGVYQSLHTTVVGPEGKPLEVQIRTRDMHRTAEYGIAAHWRYKEAKGRNGVPHPHAAAEIDDMAWMRQLLDWQREAADPGEFLESLRYDLAVQEIFVFTPKGDVITLPAGSTPVDFAYAVHTEVGHRCIGARVNGRLVALERKLENGEVVEVFTSKAPNAGPSRDWQGFVVSPRAKAKIRQWFAKERREEALEAGKDSIAREVRRGGLPLQRLVNGEAMAALAQELRYADVSSLYTAVGEGHVSPRHVVQRLLAQLGGTDSAEDELAERYTPATMPVRQRSTDDTGVAVPGAPGTLTKLAKCCTPVPGDNIMGFVTRGGGVSVHRTDCTNAASLQEQSERIIEVHWAPSPTSVFLVAIQVEALDRHRLLSDVTRVLADERVNILSASVTTSNDRVAISRFTFEMGDPKHLGHVLNAVRNVEGVYDVYRVTSAA
- a CDS encoding ABC transporter substrate-binding protein encodes the protein MALRRRRAAAVSVAAALSILAPGVLTACTGSAADQVNYAVDGRLISYNTNTVSGAASAGPQAFARVLTGFTIHGPDGQPLADHDFGSVSVVGRDPLVLDYQIADNAVYSDGKPVTCDDMVLAWAAQSGRFPAFSAANRAGYIDIEGIECQPGQKKARVSFAPGRAVVDYLQLFTATSLMPSHVLDDELGLSVTQALQAGDPATVDRIAQAWNTTWDLKPGMQGADLKKFPSSGPYKIDSVLPEGAVVLTANDRWWGAKPITKRITVWPRGVDVQDRLNNGSFQVVDVATGSSGTLTTPDDYDRSEIPSGGVEQLIFAAQGPLAATPARRAVALCTPRDLIALNAEVPISNARLNPADDDAFSGVEGAAVAGQFEAANADAARAALNGQPLTVRIGYQAPNPRLAATVGAITKSCAAAGITVVDATSDTTGPQTLRDGGIDVLLASTGGATGSGSTGSSAMDAYTLFSGNGNNLPGYSNPQIDGIISALIVTTDPKELARLLGDSSPILWGDMPTLPLYRQHRTVMASKKMYAVEGNPTKWGAGWNMDRWVYEK
- a CDS encoding nitroreductase family protein, which codes for MDLIETLRSTGAVRDFTDEPVDDAVLARVLDTARFAPSGANAQAWRVVVVKDQQIRSRLRDLYSPGWADYLTLTAAGLRPWSPVNDRAAEREALSAGAGHTGEPGGFAAHLDTVPVLLMVFADLAQLAAVDRDLDRYTFAGGASVYPFVWSLLLAARAEGLGGVLTTMLIRQEDEVKRLLAAPPQLALAAAVALGHPVHQPTRLRRGSVASFTTVDRVDGTPLPTENN